From Cygnus atratus isolate AKBS03 ecotype Queensland, Australia chromosome 1, CAtr_DNAZoo_HiC_assembly, whole genome shotgun sequence, the proteins below share one genomic window:
- the LRTM2 gene encoding leucine-rich repeat and transmembrane domain-containing protein 2, giving the protein MLPATAGHRWRSRFLMRWQEACLLGCWLSLCAAESFFACPSSCKCNSGNLEVDCSGLGLSSIPSDIPPNTRTFLFLNNKLSILPGPVFSNLSALQRLDLSNNFLDQLPQNIFSDLGNLTELQLRNNSIRALDKDLLQHTALLRQLDLSINGLAQIPSGLFDDLPALRSLSLRSNRLQSLDRVTFEPLTSLQQLQVGDNPWECDCNLRDFKHWMEWFSYRGGKIDQLACTLPKELKGKDMRMVPMEMFNYCSQLDDENSSTVLDNTGPPCTKGSPTPSKSKSGPEPEVEPSVGCPQKQRYRPVSVRRAIGTVIIAGVVCGIVCIMMVVAAAYGCIYASLMAKYHRELKKRQPLMGDTEGEHEEQKQISSVA; this is encoded by the exons TGCTCGGCTGCTGGCTGTCGCTGTGTGCTGCAGAGTCCTTCTTTGCTTGCCCTTCCTCCTGCAAGTGTAACAGCGGTAACCTGGAAGTGGACTGTAGTGGCTTGGgcctctcctccatcccctcaGACATCCCCCCAAACACCAGGACCTTCCTCTTTCTCAACAACAAACTCAGCATCCTGCCGGGACCGGTGTTTTCCAAcctctctgccctgcagaggtTGGACCTATCCAACAACTTCTTGGACCAGCTCCCTCAGAACATCTTCAGCGACCTGGGGAACCTGACggagctgcagctgaggaaCAACAGCATCCGGGCCTTGGACAAGGACCTGCTACAGCACACGGCCCTGCTGCGCCAGCTGGATCTCTCTATCAACGGCTTGGCCCAGATACCCTCGGGCCTCTTCGATGACCTGCCCGCTCTCCGCTCCCTCTCCCTCAGGTCGAACCGCCTGCAGAGCCTGGACAGGGTGACCTTTGAGCCACTgaccagcctgcagcagctccaagtTGGGGATAACCCCTGGGAATGCGACTGCAATCTCCGAGACTTCAAGCACTGGATGGAGTGGTTCTCCTACCGAG GTGGGAAAATCGACCAGCTGGCATGTACCCTGCCCAAGGAGCTGAAAGGGAAGGATATGCGAATGGTGCCCATGGAGATGTTTAACTACTGCTCACAGCTGGATGATGAGAACAGCTCTACTGTGCTGGACAATACTGGCCCACCCTGCACAAAAGGAAGCCCAACTCCTTCCAAATCTAAATCAGGCCCAGAACCAGAAGTGGAGCCCAGTGTGGGATGCCCTCAGAAACAAAGATATAGGCCTGTGAGCGTGCGCCGGGCTATTGGCACTGTGATCATCGCAGGAGTGGTTTGTGGCATTGTTTGCATCATGATGGTGGTGGCAGCTGCTTACGGTTGCATCTATGCCTCCCTCATGGCCAAGTATCACCGGGAGCTGAAGAAGAGGCAGCCGCTGATGGGTGACACAGAGGGGGAACATGAAGAGCAAAAACAAATCTCTTCTGTGGCATGA